From a region of the Desmodus rotundus isolate HL8 chromosome 7, HLdesRot8A.1, whole genome shotgun sequence genome:
- the MAN2C1 gene encoding alpha-mannosidase 2C1 isoform X3, with product MAAAPFLKHWRTTLERVEKFVSPVYSTDCNLRGRWWTCWFRVELTIPEAWVGHEVHLRWESDGEGLVWRDGEPVQGLTKEGDKTSYVLTDRLGEGDPRSLILYVEVACNGLLGAGKGTMIAAPDPEKMFQVSRAELALFHRDVHKLLVDLELLLGVAKGLGEDNQRSFQALYTANQIVNVCDPAEPETFPVAQDLASKFFAQRGGESQHTIHAMGHCHIDTAWLWPFKETVRKCARSWVTAVQLMERNPEFIFVCSQAQQLEWVKNHYPGLYARLQEFACHGQFVPVGGTWVEMDGNIPSGEAMVRQFLQGQNFFLQEFGKMCSEFWLPDTFGYSAQLPQIMRSCGIRHFLTQKLSWNLVNSFPHHTFFWEGLDGSRVLAHFPPGDSYGMEGSVEEVLKTVAKNRDKGRTNHSAFLFGFGDGGGGPTQTMVDRLKRLYNTDGLPRVQLSSPGRLFSLLESDSARLCTWVGELFLELHNGTYTTHAQIKKGNRECERILHDVELLSSLALVRSTQFLYPAAQLQGLWRLLLLNQFHDVVTGSCIQLVAEEAMRHYEDIRSQGNTLLSAAAAALCAGEPGPEGLLIVNTLPWKRTEVLALPRPGGAHSLALVTVPSMGYAPAPAAPSLQPPLPQQPVCVVQETDGSVTLDNGIIRVKLDPTGCLTSLVLVASSREAIAEGAVGNQFVLFDDVPLYWDAWDVMDYHLETRKPVLGQAGTLAVGSEGGVRGSAWFLLQISPNSRLSQEVVLDAGCPYVRFHTEVHWHEAHKFLKVEFPARVRSPQATHEVQFGHLQRPTHYNTSWDWARFEVWTHRWMDLSEHGFGLALLNDCKYGSSVRGSVLSLSLLRAPKAPDVTADMGRHEFTYALMPHAGSFQDAGVIQAAYSLNFPLLALPTPGRAPVSAWSAFTVSSPAVVLETVKKAETNPQGRTLVLRLYEAHGSHVDCWLHTSLPVQEAVLCDLLERRDPAGHLPLRDAGLKLTFSPFQVQSLLLVLQPPPELSP from the exons ATGGCCGCGGCACCGTTCCTGAAGCACTGGCGCACTACGCTGGAGCGGGTGGAGAAATTTGTGTCGCCAGTCTACTCTACCGACTGCAACCTCCGCGGCAG GTGGTGGACCTGTTGGTTCCGGGTGGAGCTGACCATCCCAGAGGCATGGGTGGGTCATGAAGTTCACCTTCGCTGGGAAAGTGACGGAGAAGGCCTTGTGTGGCGGGATGGGGAACCAGTTCAG GGTTTGACCAAAGAAGGGGATAAGACCAGCTACGTCCTGACTGATAGGCTGGGGGAAGGAGATCCCCGGAG CCTGATCCTGTACGTGGAAGTTGCCTGCAATGGGCTCCTGGGGGCCGGGAAGGGCACCATGATTGCAGCCCCAGACCCAGAGAAGATGTTCCAGGTGAGCAGGGCCGAGCTGGCCTTGTTCCACCGGGATGTGCACAAACTCCTGGTGGATCTGGAGCTGCTGTTGGGCGTGGCCAAG GGCCTCGGGGAAGACAACCAGCGCAGCTTCCAGGCACTGTACACAGCCAACCAGATTGTGAACGTCTGTGACCCCGCGGAGCCTGAAACCTTCCCGGTGGCCCAGGATCTGGCCTCCAAGTTCTTTGCCCAACGTGGAGGTGAAAGCCAACATACCATCCATGCCATGGGGCACTGCCACATTGATACAG CCTGGCTTTGGCCCTTCAAGGAGACAGTGCGGAAATGTGCTCGGAGCTGGGTGACAGCCGTGCAGCTCATGGAGCGGAACCCTGAGTTCATCTTTGTCTGCTCCCAG gCGCAGCAGCTGGAGTGGGTAAAGAACCACTACCCTGGCCTGTATGCCCGGCTACAGGAGTTCGCCTGCCATGGGCAGTTTGTGCCTGTAgggggcacctgggtggagatg GATGGGAACATTCCCAGTGGAGAGGCCATGGTGAGGCAGTTCCTGCAGGGCCAGAACTTCTTCCTGCAGGAGTTTGGGAAAATGTGCTCTGAG TTCTGGCTGCCAGACACATTTGGCTACTCGGCACAGCTTCCTCAGATCATGCGCAGCTGTGGCATCAGGCACTTCCTGACCCAGAAACTGAGCTGGAACTTGGTGAACTCCTTCCCG CACCATACCTTTTTCTGGGAAGGGCTGGATGGCTCCCGTGTGCTGGCTCACTTCCCACCTGGTGACTCATACGGGATGGAGGGCAGTGTGGAGGAG GTGCTAAAGACCGTGGCCAAAAACCGGGACAAAGGGCGGACCAACCACAGTGCCTTCCTCTTTGGCTTTGGGGATGGAGGCGGTGGCCCCACCCAGACCATGGTGGACCGCTTGAAGCGCCTGTACAATACAGACGGGCTGCCCAG GGTGCAGCTGTCTTCTCCGGGGCGACTCTTCTCGTTGCTGGAGAGCGACTCGGCGCGGCTGTGCACGTGGGTCGGGGAGCTCTTCCTGGAGCTGCACAATGGCACCTACACCACCCACGCCCAG ATCAAGAAGGGGAACCGAGAGTGCGAGCGCATCCTGCACGACGTGGAGCTGCTCAGCAGCCTGGCGCTGGTCCGCAGCACCCAGTTCCTGTACCCAGCAGCCCAGCTGCAGGGCCTCTGGAG gctTCTGCTCCTGAACCAGTTCCACGATGTGGTGACCGGAAGCTGCATTCAGCTAGTGGCCGAGGAAGCCATGCGCCACTATGAAG ATATCCGTTCCCAGGGCAACACACTGCTTAGCGCCGCAGCTGCAGCCCTGTGTGCTGGGGAACCAGGTCCCGAGGGCCTCCTCATTGTCAACACGCTGCCCTGGAAGCGCACTGAAGTTTtggccctgcccaggcctggcgGAGCCCACAGCCTGG CCCTGGTGACAGTGCCCAGCATGGGTTATGCTCCTGCTCCAGCCGCCCCCTCACTGCAGCCCCCGCTGCCCCAGCAGCCTGTGTGTGTTGTGCAAGAG ACTGACGGTTCTGTGACTCTGGACAATGGCATCATCCGGGTGAAGCTGGACCCGACTGGCTGCCTGACATCTCTGGTGCTGGTGGCCTCCAGCAG GGAGGCTATTGCTGAGGGTGCCGTGGGGAACCAGTTTGTGCTGTTTGATGATGTCCCTCTGTATTGGGATGCCTGGGATGTCATGGATTACCACCTGGAGACCCG GAAGCCAgtgctgggccaggcagggaccCTGGCAGTGGGCTCAGAGGGTGGTGTGCGGGGCAGTGCCTGGTTCCTGCTACAGATCAGCCCCAACAGTCGGCTGAGCCAGGAGGTTGTACTGGACGCCGGCTGCCCCTATGTCCGCTTCCACACTGAG GTGCACTGGCACGAAGCCCACAAATTCCTAAAGGTGGAGTTCCCTGCCCGTGTGCGGAGCCCCCAGGCCACCCACGAGGTCCAGTTCGGGCACTTGCAGCGGCCTACCCACTACAACACCTCTTGGGACTGGGCACGGTTTGAG GTGTGGACCCACCGCTGGATGGACCTGTCAGAACACGGCTTCGGGCTGGCCCTGCTCAATGACTGCAAGTACGGCTCTTCGGTTCGGGGCAGCGTCCTCAGCCTCTCACT CTTGCGGGCTCCTAAGGCCCCCGACGTCACCGCCGACATGGGGCGCCATGAGTTCACATACGCGCTGATGCCGCACGCGG GCTCTTTCCAGGATGCTGGTGTTATCCAAGCAGCCTACAGCCTCAACTTCCCCCTGTTGGCGCTGCCCACCCCAGGCCGGGCTCCCGTGTCCGCCTGGagtgccttcactgtgtcctccCCCGCTGTGGTGCTGGAGACCGTCAAGAAG GCTGAAACCAATCCCCAGGGCCGCACGCTGGTGCTCAGGCTGTACGAGGCCCACGGCAGCCACGTGGATTGCTGGCTGCACACGTCGTTGCCAGTTCAGGAAGCCGTCCT CTGCGACCTCCTGGAGCGCCGAGACCCTGCTGGCCACCTGCCCCTTAGGGATGCTGGCCTGAAGCTCACCTTTTCTCCCTTCCAAGTGCAGTCTCTGTTGCTAGTGCTGCAGCCTCCCCCTGAACTGAGTCCCTGA
- the MAN2C1 gene encoding alpha-mannosidase 2C1 isoform X1, whose translation MAAAPFLKHWRTTLERVEKFVSPVYSTDCNLRGRLFGDSCPVAALSSFLTPERLSYQEAVQQDFRPAQVGDSFGPTWWTCWFRVELTIPEAWVGHEVHLRWESDGEGLVWRDGEPVQGLTKEGDKTSYVLTDRLGEGDPRSLILYVEVACNGLLGAGKGTMIAAPDPEKMFQVSRAELALFHRDVHKLLVDLELLLGVAKGLGEDNQRSFQALYTANQIVNVCDPAEPETFPVAQDLASKFFAQRGGESQHTIHAMGHCHIDTAWLWPFKETVRKCARSWVTAVQLMERNPEFIFVCSQAQQLEWVKNHYPGLYARLQEFACHGQFVPVGGTWVEMDGNIPSGEAMVRQFLQGQNFFLQEFGKMCSEFWLPDTFGYSAQLPQIMRSCGIRHFLTQKLSWNLVNSFPHHTFFWEGLDGSRVLAHFPPGDSYGMEGSVEEVLKTVAKNRDKGRTNHSAFLFGFGDGGGGPTQTMVDRLKRLYNTDGLPRVQLSSPGRLFSLLESDSARLCTWVGELFLELHNGTYTTHAQIKKGNRECERILHDVELLSSLALVRSTQFLYPAAQLQGLWRLLLLNQFHDVVTGSCIQLVAEEAMRHYEDIRSQGNTLLSAAAAALCAGEPGPEGLLIVNTLPWKRTEVLALPRPGGAHSLALVTVPSMGYAPAPAAPSLQPPLPQQPVCVVQETDGSVTLDNGIIRVKLDPTGCLTSLVLVASSREAIAEGAVGNQFVLFDDVPLYWDAWDVMDYHLETRKPVLGQAGTLAVGSEGGVRGSAWFLLQISPNSRLSQEVVLDAGCPYVRFHTEVHWHEAHKFLKVEFPARVRSPQATHEVQFGHLQRPTHYNTSWDWARFEVWTHRWMDLSEHGFGLALLNDCKYGSSVRGSVLSLSLLRAPKAPDVTADMGRHEFTYALMPHAGSFQDAGVIQAAYSLNFPLLALPTPGRAPVSAWSAFTVSSPAVVLETVKKAETNPQGRTLVLRLYEAHGSHVDCWLHTSLPVQEAVLCDLLERRDPAGHLPLRDAGLKLTFSPFQVQSLLLVLQPPPELSP comes from the exons ATGGCCGCGGCACCGTTCCTGAAGCACTGGCGCACTACGCTGGAGCGGGTGGAGAAATTTGTGTCGCCAGTCTACTCTACCGACTGCAACCTCCGCGGCAG GCTCTTCGGGGACAGCTGCCCGGTGGCTGCGCTCTCTAGCTTCCTGACGCCTGAGAGGCTGTCCTACCAGGAGGCAGTCCAGCAGGACTTCCGACCTGCGCAGGTCGGCGACAGCTTCGGACCCAC GTGGTGGACCTGTTGGTTCCGGGTGGAGCTGACCATCCCAGAGGCATGGGTGGGTCATGAAGTTCACCTTCGCTGGGAAAGTGACGGAGAAGGCCTTGTGTGGCGGGATGGGGAACCAGTTCAG GGTTTGACCAAAGAAGGGGATAAGACCAGCTACGTCCTGACTGATAGGCTGGGGGAAGGAGATCCCCGGAG CCTGATCCTGTACGTGGAAGTTGCCTGCAATGGGCTCCTGGGGGCCGGGAAGGGCACCATGATTGCAGCCCCAGACCCAGAGAAGATGTTCCAGGTGAGCAGGGCCGAGCTGGCCTTGTTCCACCGGGATGTGCACAAACTCCTGGTGGATCTGGAGCTGCTGTTGGGCGTGGCCAAG GGCCTCGGGGAAGACAACCAGCGCAGCTTCCAGGCACTGTACACAGCCAACCAGATTGTGAACGTCTGTGACCCCGCGGAGCCTGAAACCTTCCCGGTGGCCCAGGATCTGGCCTCCAAGTTCTTTGCCCAACGTGGAGGTGAAAGCCAACATACCATCCATGCCATGGGGCACTGCCACATTGATACAG CCTGGCTTTGGCCCTTCAAGGAGACAGTGCGGAAATGTGCTCGGAGCTGGGTGACAGCCGTGCAGCTCATGGAGCGGAACCCTGAGTTCATCTTTGTCTGCTCCCAG gCGCAGCAGCTGGAGTGGGTAAAGAACCACTACCCTGGCCTGTATGCCCGGCTACAGGAGTTCGCCTGCCATGGGCAGTTTGTGCCTGTAgggggcacctgggtggagatg GATGGGAACATTCCCAGTGGAGAGGCCATGGTGAGGCAGTTCCTGCAGGGCCAGAACTTCTTCCTGCAGGAGTTTGGGAAAATGTGCTCTGAG TTCTGGCTGCCAGACACATTTGGCTACTCGGCACAGCTTCCTCAGATCATGCGCAGCTGTGGCATCAGGCACTTCCTGACCCAGAAACTGAGCTGGAACTTGGTGAACTCCTTCCCG CACCATACCTTTTTCTGGGAAGGGCTGGATGGCTCCCGTGTGCTGGCTCACTTCCCACCTGGTGACTCATACGGGATGGAGGGCAGTGTGGAGGAG GTGCTAAAGACCGTGGCCAAAAACCGGGACAAAGGGCGGACCAACCACAGTGCCTTCCTCTTTGGCTTTGGGGATGGAGGCGGTGGCCCCACCCAGACCATGGTGGACCGCTTGAAGCGCCTGTACAATACAGACGGGCTGCCCAG GGTGCAGCTGTCTTCTCCGGGGCGACTCTTCTCGTTGCTGGAGAGCGACTCGGCGCGGCTGTGCACGTGGGTCGGGGAGCTCTTCCTGGAGCTGCACAATGGCACCTACACCACCCACGCCCAG ATCAAGAAGGGGAACCGAGAGTGCGAGCGCATCCTGCACGACGTGGAGCTGCTCAGCAGCCTGGCGCTGGTCCGCAGCACCCAGTTCCTGTACCCAGCAGCCCAGCTGCAGGGCCTCTGGAG gctTCTGCTCCTGAACCAGTTCCACGATGTGGTGACCGGAAGCTGCATTCAGCTAGTGGCCGAGGAAGCCATGCGCCACTATGAAG ATATCCGTTCCCAGGGCAACACACTGCTTAGCGCCGCAGCTGCAGCCCTGTGTGCTGGGGAACCAGGTCCCGAGGGCCTCCTCATTGTCAACACGCTGCCCTGGAAGCGCACTGAAGTTTtggccctgcccaggcctggcgGAGCCCACAGCCTGG CCCTGGTGACAGTGCCCAGCATGGGTTATGCTCCTGCTCCAGCCGCCCCCTCACTGCAGCCCCCGCTGCCCCAGCAGCCTGTGTGTGTTGTGCAAGAG ACTGACGGTTCTGTGACTCTGGACAATGGCATCATCCGGGTGAAGCTGGACCCGACTGGCTGCCTGACATCTCTGGTGCTGGTGGCCTCCAGCAG GGAGGCTATTGCTGAGGGTGCCGTGGGGAACCAGTTTGTGCTGTTTGATGATGTCCCTCTGTATTGGGATGCCTGGGATGTCATGGATTACCACCTGGAGACCCG GAAGCCAgtgctgggccaggcagggaccCTGGCAGTGGGCTCAGAGGGTGGTGTGCGGGGCAGTGCCTGGTTCCTGCTACAGATCAGCCCCAACAGTCGGCTGAGCCAGGAGGTTGTACTGGACGCCGGCTGCCCCTATGTCCGCTTCCACACTGAG GTGCACTGGCACGAAGCCCACAAATTCCTAAAGGTGGAGTTCCCTGCCCGTGTGCGGAGCCCCCAGGCCACCCACGAGGTCCAGTTCGGGCACTTGCAGCGGCCTACCCACTACAACACCTCTTGGGACTGGGCACGGTTTGAG GTGTGGACCCACCGCTGGATGGACCTGTCAGAACACGGCTTCGGGCTGGCCCTGCTCAATGACTGCAAGTACGGCTCTTCGGTTCGGGGCAGCGTCCTCAGCCTCTCACT CTTGCGGGCTCCTAAGGCCCCCGACGTCACCGCCGACATGGGGCGCCATGAGTTCACATACGCGCTGATGCCGCACGCGG GCTCTTTCCAGGATGCTGGTGTTATCCAAGCAGCCTACAGCCTCAACTTCCCCCTGTTGGCGCTGCCCACCCCAGGCCGGGCTCCCGTGTCCGCCTGGagtgccttcactgtgtcctccCCCGCTGTGGTGCTGGAGACCGTCAAGAAG GCTGAAACCAATCCCCAGGGCCGCACGCTGGTGCTCAGGCTGTACGAGGCCCACGGCAGCCACGTGGATTGCTGGCTGCACACGTCGTTGCCAGTTCAGGAAGCCGTCCT CTGCGACCTCCTGGAGCGCCGAGACCCTGCTGGCCACCTGCCCCTTAGGGATGCTGGCCTGAAGCTCACCTTTTCTCCCTTCCAAGTGCAGTCTCTGTTGCTAGTGCTGCAGCCTCCCCCTGAACTGAGTCCCTGA
- the MAN2C1 gene encoding alpha-mannosidase 2C1 isoform X5 has translation MAAAPFLKHWRTTLERVEKFVSPVYSTDCNLRGRLFGDSCPVAALSSFLTPERLSYQEAVQQDFRPAQVGDSFGPTWWTCWFRVELTIPEAWVGHEVHLRWESDGEGLVWRDGEPVQGLTKEGDKTSYVLTDRLGEGDPRSLILYVEVACNGLLGAGKGTMIAAPDPEKMFQVSRAELALFHRDVHKLLVDLELLLGVAKGLGEDNQRSFQALYTANQIVNVCDPAEPETFPVAQDLASKFFAQRGGESQHTIHAMGHCHIDTAWLWPFKETVRKCARSWVTAVQLMERNPEFIFVCSQAQQLEWVKNHYPGLYARLQEFACHGQFVPVGGTWVEMDGNIPSGEAMVRQFLQGQNFFLQEFGKMCSEFWLPDTFGYSAQLPQIMRSCGIRHFLTQKLSWNLVNSFPHHTFFWEGLDGSRVLAHFPPGDSYGMEGSVEEVLKTVAKNRDKGRTNHSAFLFGFGDGGGGPTQTMVDRLKRLYNTDGLPRVQLSSPGRLFSLLESDSARLCTWVGELFLELHNGTYTTHAQIKKGNRECERILHDVELLSSLALVRSTQFLYPAAQLQGLWRLLLLNQFHDVVTGSCIQLVAEEAMRHYEDIRSQGNTLLSAAAAALCAGEPGPEGLLIVNTLPWKRTEVLALPRPGGAHSLGLISSPGDSAQHGLCSCSSRPLTAAPAAPAACVCCARGECWHPLPTVSRPPSAKTDGSVTLDNGIIRVKLDPTGCLTSLVLVASSREAIAEGAVGNQFVLFDDVPLYWDAWDVMDYHLETRKPVLGQAGTLAVGSEGGVRGSAWFLLQISPNSRLSQEVVLDAGCPYVRFHTEVHWHEAHKFLKVEFPARVRSPQATHEVQFGHLQRPTHYNTSWDWARFEVWTHRWMDLSEHGFGLALLNDCKYGSSVRGSVLSLSLLRAPKAPDVTADMGRHEFTYALMPHAGSFQDAGVIQAAYSLNFPLLALPTPGRAPVSAWSAFTVSSPAVVLETVKKAETNPQGRTLVLRLYEAHGSHVDCWLHTSLPVQEAVLCDLLERRDPAGHLPLRDAGLKLTFSPFQVQSLLLVLQPPPELSP, from the exons ATGGCCGCGGCACCGTTCCTGAAGCACTGGCGCACTACGCTGGAGCGGGTGGAGAAATTTGTGTCGCCAGTCTACTCTACCGACTGCAACCTCCGCGGCAG GCTCTTCGGGGACAGCTGCCCGGTGGCTGCGCTCTCTAGCTTCCTGACGCCTGAGAGGCTGTCCTACCAGGAGGCAGTCCAGCAGGACTTCCGACCTGCGCAGGTCGGCGACAGCTTCGGACCCAC GTGGTGGACCTGTTGGTTCCGGGTGGAGCTGACCATCCCAGAGGCATGGGTGGGTCATGAAGTTCACCTTCGCTGGGAAAGTGACGGAGAAGGCCTTGTGTGGCGGGATGGGGAACCAGTTCAG GGTTTGACCAAAGAAGGGGATAAGACCAGCTACGTCCTGACTGATAGGCTGGGGGAAGGAGATCCCCGGAG CCTGATCCTGTACGTGGAAGTTGCCTGCAATGGGCTCCTGGGGGCCGGGAAGGGCACCATGATTGCAGCCCCAGACCCAGAGAAGATGTTCCAGGTGAGCAGGGCCGAGCTGGCCTTGTTCCACCGGGATGTGCACAAACTCCTGGTGGATCTGGAGCTGCTGTTGGGCGTGGCCAAG GGCCTCGGGGAAGACAACCAGCGCAGCTTCCAGGCACTGTACACAGCCAACCAGATTGTGAACGTCTGTGACCCCGCGGAGCCTGAAACCTTCCCGGTGGCCCAGGATCTGGCCTCCAAGTTCTTTGCCCAACGTGGAGGTGAAAGCCAACATACCATCCATGCCATGGGGCACTGCCACATTGATACAG CCTGGCTTTGGCCCTTCAAGGAGACAGTGCGGAAATGTGCTCGGAGCTGGGTGACAGCCGTGCAGCTCATGGAGCGGAACCCTGAGTTCATCTTTGTCTGCTCCCAG gCGCAGCAGCTGGAGTGGGTAAAGAACCACTACCCTGGCCTGTATGCCCGGCTACAGGAGTTCGCCTGCCATGGGCAGTTTGTGCCTGTAgggggcacctgggtggagatg GATGGGAACATTCCCAGTGGAGAGGCCATGGTGAGGCAGTTCCTGCAGGGCCAGAACTTCTTCCTGCAGGAGTTTGGGAAAATGTGCTCTGAG TTCTGGCTGCCAGACACATTTGGCTACTCGGCACAGCTTCCTCAGATCATGCGCAGCTGTGGCATCAGGCACTTCCTGACCCAGAAACTGAGCTGGAACTTGGTGAACTCCTTCCCG CACCATACCTTTTTCTGGGAAGGGCTGGATGGCTCCCGTGTGCTGGCTCACTTCCCACCTGGTGACTCATACGGGATGGAGGGCAGTGTGGAGGAG GTGCTAAAGACCGTGGCCAAAAACCGGGACAAAGGGCGGACCAACCACAGTGCCTTCCTCTTTGGCTTTGGGGATGGAGGCGGTGGCCCCACCCAGACCATGGTGGACCGCTTGAAGCGCCTGTACAATACAGACGGGCTGCCCAG GGTGCAGCTGTCTTCTCCGGGGCGACTCTTCTCGTTGCTGGAGAGCGACTCGGCGCGGCTGTGCACGTGGGTCGGGGAGCTCTTCCTGGAGCTGCACAATGGCACCTACACCACCCACGCCCAG ATCAAGAAGGGGAACCGAGAGTGCGAGCGCATCCTGCACGACGTGGAGCTGCTCAGCAGCCTGGCGCTGGTCCGCAGCACCCAGTTCCTGTACCCAGCAGCCCAGCTGCAGGGCCTCTGGAG gctTCTGCTCCTGAACCAGTTCCACGATGTGGTGACCGGAAGCTGCATTCAGCTAGTGGCCGAGGAAGCCATGCGCCACTATGAAG ATATCCGTTCCCAGGGCAACACACTGCTTAGCGCCGCAGCTGCAGCCCTGTGTGCTGGGGAACCAGGTCCCGAGGGCCTCCTCATTGTCAACACGCTGCCCTGGAAGCGCACTGAAGTTTtggccctgcccaggcctggcgGAGCCCACAGCCTGG GCCTCATCTCCAGCCCTGGTGACAGTGCCCAGCATGGGTTATGCTCCTGCTCCAGCCGCCCCCTCACTGCAGCCCCCGCTGCCCCAGCAGCCTGTGTGTGTTGTGCAAGAGGTGAGTGCTGGCAT CCCCTGCCAACTGTGTCAAGGCCCCCTTCTGCCAAGACTGACGGTTCTGTGACTCTGGACAATGGCATCATCCGGGTGAAGCTGGACCCGACTGGCTGCCTGACATCTCTGGTGCTGGTGGCCTCCAGCAG GGAGGCTATTGCTGAGGGTGCCGTGGGGAACCAGTTTGTGCTGTTTGATGATGTCCCTCTGTATTGGGATGCCTGGGATGTCATGGATTACCACCTGGAGACCCG GAAGCCAgtgctgggccaggcagggaccCTGGCAGTGGGCTCAGAGGGTGGTGTGCGGGGCAGTGCCTGGTTCCTGCTACAGATCAGCCCCAACAGTCGGCTGAGCCAGGAGGTTGTACTGGACGCCGGCTGCCCCTATGTCCGCTTCCACACTGAG GTGCACTGGCACGAAGCCCACAAATTCCTAAAGGTGGAGTTCCCTGCCCGTGTGCGGAGCCCCCAGGCCACCCACGAGGTCCAGTTCGGGCACTTGCAGCGGCCTACCCACTACAACACCTCTTGGGACTGGGCACGGTTTGAG GTGTGGACCCACCGCTGGATGGACCTGTCAGAACACGGCTTCGGGCTGGCCCTGCTCAATGACTGCAAGTACGGCTCTTCGGTTCGGGGCAGCGTCCTCAGCCTCTCACT CTTGCGGGCTCCTAAGGCCCCCGACGTCACCGCCGACATGGGGCGCCATGAGTTCACATACGCGCTGATGCCGCACGCGG GCTCTTTCCAGGATGCTGGTGTTATCCAAGCAGCCTACAGCCTCAACTTCCCCCTGTTGGCGCTGCCCACCCCAGGCCGGGCTCCCGTGTCCGCCTGGagtgccttcactgtgtcctccCCCGCTGTGGTGCTGGAGACCGTCAAGAAG GCTGAAACCAATCCCCAGGGCCGCACGCTGGTGCTCAGGCTGTACGAGGCCCACGGCAGCCACGTGGATTGCTGGCTGCACACGTCGTTGCCAGTTCAGGAAGCCGTCCT CTGCGACCTCCTGGAGCGCCGAGACCCTGCTGGCCACCTGCCCCTTAGGGATGCTGGCCTGAAGCTCACCTTTTCTCCCTTCCAAGTGCAGTCTCTGTTGCTAGTGCTGCAGCCTCCCCCTGAACTGAGTCCCTGA